From the genome of Xiphophorus couchianus chromosome 6, X_couchianus-1.0, whole genome shotgun sequence, one region includes:
- the slc6a9 gene encoding sodium- and chloride-dependent glycine transporter 1 isoform X1: MSESNIVTASTADQNGAVPGEPVKKDENSRRGNWGNQIEFVLTSVGYAVGLGNVWRFPYLCYRNGGGAFMLPYFIMLVFCGIPLFFLELSFGQFASLGCLGVWKISPMFKGVGYGMMVVSTYIGIYYNVVICIAFYYFFMSMTKLLPWTYCNNPWNTPDCSGVVGSGAQLNGSLVNATASLVAGVTEVVNRTKRTSPSEEYWKHYVLNISDDIGNFGEVRLPILGCLAVSWFVVFLCLIRGVKSSGKVVYFTATFPYVVLTILFIRGITLDGAINGIKYYLTPQWQKVLDAKVWGDAASQIFYSLGCAWGGLITMASYNKFHNNCFRDSIIISITNCATSVYAGFVIFSILGFMAHHLNVPVSEVADHGPGLAFVAYPEALTLLPISPLWSLLFFFMLILLGLGTQFCLLETLVTAIVDEIGTDWIIRNKTVVTLSVAVVGFLLGVPLTTQAGIYWLLLMDNYAASFSLVIISCIMCICIMYIYGHRNYFKDVEMMLGFPPPLFFKVCWRFISPVIISFILIFTVIQYKPITYNDYVYPGWSLAIGFAMALSSVICIPIYGLYKISRSPGATFRERLKHACQAHPKWGPALAEHRTGRYAPTAPADTIEARPMMEKEELREEHKEEEKAKETEKKDEISLTIQGSNGSTNTHNNPNPSA, translated from the exons GTGCCTTCATGCTGCCATACTTCATCATGTTGGTATTCTGCGGCATCCCTCTCTTCTTTCTCGAGTTATCCTTCGGTCAGTTTGCCAGCCTCGGGTGTCTGGGTGTCTGGAAGATCAGCCCTATGTTCAAAG GTGTTGGTTACGGCATGATGGTGGTGTCCACCTACATCGGGATCTACTACAACGTGGTCATATGCATCGCCTTCTACTACTTCTTCATGTCCATGACGAAACTGCTGCCCTGGACGTACTGCAACAACCCCTGGAACACGCCGGACTGCAGCGGGGTGGTCGGCAGCGGCGCCCAGCTGAACGGCAGCCTGGTGAACGCCACCGCCAGCCTGGTAGCCGGGGTGACGGAGGTGGTCAACCGCACCAAGAGGACCAGCCCCAGCGAGGAGTACTGGAA GCACTACGTACTGAACATCTCCGATGACATAGGAAACTTCGGGGAGGTCCGCCTCCCCATCCTGGGCTGCCTGGCTGTTTCCTGGTTCGTGGTTTTCCTCTGCCTCATCAGGGGCGTGAAGTCTTCAGGAAAG GTGGTGTATTTCACAGCCACGTTCCCTTATGTCGTTTTGACTATTCTGTTCATCCGTGGGATCACATTGGACGGCGCTATAAACGGCATTAAGTACTACCTGACTCCACAGTGGCAGAAGGTTCTTGATGCAAAG GTGTGGGGAGACGCCGCCTCGCAGATCTTCTACTCCCTGGGCTGTGCCTGGGGCGGTCTCATCACGATGGCTTCTTATAACAAGTTCCACAACAACTGTTTCAG AGACAGCATCATCATCAGCATAACTAACTGTGCCACCAGTGTGTACGCCGGCTTCGTCATTTTCTCCATCCTGGGCTTCATGGCGCACCACTTGAATGTCCCGGTGTCTGAAGTGGCTGATCACGGACCCGGCCTGGCCTTCGTGGCGTACCCTGAAGCCCTCACCCTGCTGCCAATCTCACCTCTGTGGTCGCTGCTGTTCTTCTTCATGCTCATCCTCCTGGGGCTGGGAACTCAG TTCTGCCTGCTGGAGACGCTGGTGACGGCCATCGTGGACGAGATCGGCACAGACTGGATTATCAGAAACAAGACCGTGGTCACACTCTCGGTGGCCGTCGTGGGTTTCCTGCTGGGCGTCCCGCTCACCACGCAG gcAGGAATCTATTGGTTGTTGCTGATGGACAACTACGCTGCCAGTTTCTCTCTGGTCATCATTTCCTGCATCATGTGTATCTGCATCATGTATATCTATG GTCACAGGAACTACTTCAAGGATGTTGAGATGATGCTGGgcttccctcctcctctcttcttcAAAGTCTGCTGGAGATTCATCTCACCTGTCATTATCTCT TTCATCCTGATCTTCACGGTCATCCAGTACAAGCCCATCACTTACAATGACTACGTGTATCCCGGCTGGTCCCTGGCTATTGGCTTCGCCATGGCCCTGTCCTCAGTGATTTGCATACCCATATATGGCCTGTACAAGATTTCCAGGTCTCCAGGGGCCACCTTTAGAGAG CGGTTGAAGCACGCCTGCCAAGCACATCCGAAGTGGGGCCCGGCCCTGGCCGAGCACAGAACAGGCCGCTACGCCCCCACGGCCCCCGCTGACACCATCGAGGCCCGGCCCATGATGGAGAAGGAGGAGCTAAGAGAAGAgcacaaggaggaggagaaagcgaagGAGACGGAGAAAAAGGATGAGATCAGCCTCACCATCCAGGGAAGCAACGGCTccaccaacacacacaacaaCCCCAACCCCAGTGCATAG
- the slc6a9 gene encoding sodium- and chloride-dependent glycine transporter 1 isoform X2 has translation MEEKPLSGILNGAVPGEPVKKDENSRRGNWGNQIEFVLTSVGYAVGLGNVWRFPYLCYRNGGGAFMLPYFIMLVFCGIPLFFLELSFGQFASLGCLGVWKISPMFKGVGYGMMVVSTYIGIYYNVVICIAFYYFFMSMTKLLPWTYCNNPWNTPDCSGVVGSGAQLNGSLVNATASLVAGVTEVVNRTKRTSPSEEYWKHYVLNISDDIGNFGEVRLPILGCLAVSWFVVFLCLIRGVKSSGKVVYFTATFPYVVLTILFIRGITLDGAINGIKYYLTPQWQKVLDAKVWGDAASQIFYSLGCAWGGLITMASYNKFHNNCFRDSIIISITNCATSVYAGFVIFSILGFMAHHLNVPVSEVADHGPGLAFVAYPEALTLLPISPLWSLLFFFMLILLGLGTQFCLLETLVTAIVDEIGTDWIIRNKTVVTLSVAVVGFLLGVPLTTQAGIYWLLLMDNYAASFSLVIISCIMCICIMYIYGHRNYFKDVEMMLGFPPPLFFKVCWRFISPVIISFILIFTVIQYKPITYNDYVYPGWSLAIGFAMALSSVICIPIYGLYKISRSPGATFRERLKHACQAHPKWGPALAEHRTGRYAPTAPADTIEARPMMEKEELREEHKEEEKAKETEKKDEISLTIQGSNGSTNTHNNPNPSA, from the exons GTGCCTTCATGCTGCCATACTTCATCATGTTGGTATTCTGCGGCATCCCTCTCTTCTTTCTCGAGTTATCCTTCGGTCAGTTTGCCAGCCTCGGGTGTCTGGGTGTCTGGAAGATCAGCCCTATGTTCAAAG GTGTTGGTTACGGCATGATGGTGGTGTCCACCTACATCGGGATCTACTACAACGTGGTCATATGCATCGCCTTCTACTACTTCTTCATGTCCATGACGAAACTGCTGCCCTGGACGTACTGCAACAACCCCTGGAACACGCCGGACTGCAGCGGGGTGGTCGGCAGCGGCGCCCAGCTGAACGGCAGCCTGGTGAACGCCACCGCCAGCCTGGTAGCCGGGGTGACGGAGGTGGTCAACCGCACCAAGAGGACCAGCCCCAGCGAGGAGTACTGGAA GCACTACGTACTGAACATCTCCGATGACATAGGAAACTTCGGGGAGGTCCGCCTCCCCATCCTGGGCTGCCTGGCTGTTTCCTGGTTCGTGGTTTTCCTCTGCCTCATCAGGGGCGTGAAGTCTTCAGGAAAG GTGGTGTATTTCACAGCCACGTTCCCTTATGTCGTTTTGACTATTCTGTTCATCCGTGGGATCACATTGGACGGCGCTATAAACGGCATTAAGTACTACCTGACTCCACAGTGGCAGAAGGTTCTTGATGCAAAG GTGTGGGGAGACGCCGCCTCGCAGATCTTCTACTCCCTGGGCTGTGCCTGGGGCGGTCTCATCACGATGGCTTCTTATAACAAGTTCCACAACAACTGTTTCAG AGACAGCATCATCATCAGCATAACTAACTGTGCCACCAGTGTGTACGCCGGCTTCGTCATTTTCTCCATCCTGGGCTTCATGGCGCACCACTTGAATGTCCCGGTGTCTGAAGTGGCTGATCACGGACCCGGCCTGGCCTTCGTGGCGTACCCTGAAGCCCTCACCCTGCTGCCAATCTCACCTCTGTGGTCGCTGCTGTTCTTCTTCATGCTCATCCTCCTGGGGCTGGGAACTCAG TTCTGCCTGCTGGAGACGCTGGTGACGGCCATCGTGGACGAGATCGGCACAGACTGGATTATCAGAAACAAGACCGTGGTCACACTCTCGGTGGCCGTCGTGGGTTTCCTGCTGGGCGTCCCGCTCACCACGCAG gcAGGAATCTATTGGTTGTTGCTGATGGACAACTACGCTGCCAGTTTCTCTCTGGTCATCATTTCCTGCATCATGTGTATCTGCATCATGTATATCTATG GTCACAGGAACTACTTCAAGGATGTTGAGATGATGCTGGgcttccctcctcctctcttcttcAAAGTCTGCTGGAGATTCATCTCACCTGTCATTATCTCT TTCATCCTGATCTTCACGGTCATCCAGTACAAGCCCATCACTTACAATGACTACGTGTATCCCGGCTGGTCCCTGGCTATTGGCTTCGCCATGGCCCTGTCCTCAGTGATTTGCATACCCATATATGGCCTGTACAAGATTTCCAGGTCTCCAGGGGCCACCTTTAGAGAG CGGTTGAAGCACGCCTGCCAAGCACATCCGAAGTGGGGCCCGGCCCTGGCCGAGCACAGAACAGGCCGCTACGCCCCCACGGCCCCCGCTGACACCATCGAGGCCCGGCCCATGATGGAGAAGGAGGAGCTAAGAGAAGAgcacaaggaggaggagaaagcgaagGAGACGGAGAAAAAGGATGAGATCAGCCTCACCATCCAGGGAAGCAACGGCTccaccaacacacacaacaaCCCCAACCCCAGTGCATAG
- the slc6a9 gene encoding sodium- and chloride-dependent glycine transporter 1 isoform X3 encodes MLPYFIMLVFCGIPLFFLELSFGQFASLGCLGVWKISPMFKGVGYGMMVVSTYIGIYYNVVICIAFYYFFMSMTKLLPWTYCNNPWNTPDCSGVVGSGAQLNGSLVNATASLVAGVTEVVNRTKRTSPSEEYWKHYVLNISDDIGNFGEVRLPILGCLAVSWFVVFLCLIRGVKSSGKVVYFTATFPYVVLTILFIRGITLDGAINGIKYYLTPQWQKVLDAKVWGDAASQIFYSLGCAWGGLITMASYNKFHNNCFRDSIIISITNCATSVYAGFVIFSILGFMAHHLNVPVSEVADHGPGLAFVAYPEALTLLPISPLWSLLFFFMLILLGLGTQFCLLETLVTAIVDEIGTDWIIRNKTVVTLSVAVVGFLLGVPLTTQAGIYWLLLMDNYAASFSLVIISCIMCICIMYIYGHRNYFKDVEMMLGFPPPLFFKVCWRFISPVIISFILIFTVIQYKPITYNDYVYPGWSLAIGFAMALSSVICIPIYGLYKISRSPGATFRERLKHACQAHPKWGPALAEHRTGRYAPTAPADTIEARPMMEKEELREEHKEEEKAKETEKKDEISLTIQGSNGSTNTHNNPNPSA; translated from the exons ATGCTGCCATACTTCATCATGTTGGTATTCTGCGGCATCCCTCTCTTCTTTCTCGAGTTATCCTTCGGTCAGTTTGCCAGCCTCGGGTGTCTGGGTGTCTGGAAGATCAGCCCTATGTTCAAAG GTGTTGGTTACGGCATGATGGTGGTGTCCACCTACATCGGGATCTACTACAACGTGGTCATATGCATCGCCTTCTACTACTTCTTCATGTCCATGACGAAACTGCTGCCCTGGACGTACTGCAACAACCCCTGGAACACGCCGGACTGCAGCGGGGTGGTCGGCAGCGGCGCCCAGCTGAACGGCAGCCTGGTGAACGCCACCGCCAGCCTGGTAGCCGGGGTGACGGAGGTGGTCAACCGCACCAAGAGGACCAGCCCCAGCGAGGAGTACTGGAA GCACTACGTACTGAACATCTCCGATGACATAGGAAACTTCGGGGAGGTCCGCCTCCCCATCCTGGGCTGCCTGGCTGTTTCCTGGTTCGTGGTTTTCCTCTGCCTCATCAGGGGCGTGAAGTCTTCAGGAAAG GTGGTGTATTTCACAGCCACGTTCCCTTATGTCGTTTTGACTATTCTGTTCATCCGTGGGATCACATTGGACGGCGCTATAAACGGCATTAAGTACTACCTGACTCCACAGTGGCAGAAGGTTCTTGATGCAAAG GTGTGGGGAGACGCCGCCTCGCAGATCTTCTACTCCCTGGGCTGTGCCTGGGGCGGTCTCATCACGATGGCTTCTTATAACAAGTTCCACAACAACTGTTTCAG AGACAGCATCATCATCAGCATAACTAACTGTGCCACCAGTGTGTACGCCGGCTTCGTCATTTTCTCCATCCTGGGCTTCATGGCGCACCACTTGAATGTCCCGGTGTCTGAAGTGGCTGATCACGGACCCGGCCTGGCCTTCGTGGCGTACCCTGAAGCCCTCACCCTGCTGCCAATCTCACCTCTGTGGTCGCTGCTGTTCTTCTTCATGCTCATCCTCCTGGGGCTGGGAACTCAG TTCTGCCTGCTGGAGACGCTGGTGACGGCCATCGTGGACGAGATCGGCACAGACTGGATTATCAGAAACAAGACCGTGGTCACACTCTCGGTGGCCGTCGTGGGTTTCCTGCTGGGCGTCCCGCTCACCACGCAG gcAGGAATCTATTGGTTGTTGCTGATGGACAACTACGCTGCCAGTTTCTCTCTGGTCATCATTTCCTGCATCATGTGTATCTGCATCATGTATATCTATG GTCACAGGAACTACTTCAAGGATGTTGAGATGATGCTGGgcttccctcctcctctcttcttcAAAGTCTGCTGGAGATTCATCTCACCTGTCATTATCTCT TTCATCCTGATCTTCACGGTCATCCAGTACAAGCCCATCACTTACAATGACTACGTGTATCCCGGCTGGTCCCTGGCTATTGGCTTCGCCATGGCCCTGTCCTCAGTGATTTGCATACCCATATATGGCCTGTACAAGATTTCCAGGTCTCCAGGGGCCACCTTTAGAGAG CGGTTGAAGCACGCCTGCCAAGCACATCCGAAGTGGGGCCCGGCCCTGGCCGAGCACAGAACAGGCCGCTACGCCCCCACGGCCCCCGCTGACACCATCGAGGCCCGGCCCATGATGGAGAAGGAGGAGCTAAGAGAAGAgcacaaggaggaggagaaagcgaagGAGACGGAGAAAAAGGATGAGATCAGCCTCACCATCCAGGGAAGCAACGGCTccaccaacacacacaacaaCCCCAACCCCAGTGCATAG